The following are encoded together in the Desulfovibrio desulfuricans DSM 642 genome:
- a CDS encoding ribonuclease HII: protein MGRKAMSRPAKPRNQQAQASLVQLVSTLSAPLPQDDSPLLQASSQTGPQIFTAGIDEAGRGCLAGPVVAAAVILPECYDLPGLNDSKACSAKTRDMLAPRIRQCAVAWGLGVVWPARIDAINILQATFEAMSRAVRCLRCAPAHLLIDGNKTVPGEVFAFHWRKGHTAPLPSQRCIIGGDASEPAISAASILAKTYRDKLMTRLEKRWPGYGFEAHKGYGTEDHYEALRRLGPCPQHRLTFRGVLPEKPSPQQGSLL, encoded by the coding sequence ATGGGCAGAAAAGCAATGAGCCGCCCGGCAAAGCCGCGCAACCAGCAGGCACAGGCGAGCCTTGTCCAGCTGGTGAGCACCTTGAGCGCCCCGCTGCCTCAGGATGATTCTCCCCTTTTGCAGGCAAGCAGCCAGACAGGCCCACAAATTTTTACCGCTGGCATAGACGAGGCCGGTCGCGGTTGTCTGGCCGGGCCGGTAGTAGCCGCTGCGGTCATATTGCCGGAGTGCTACGACCTGCCGGGCCTCAACGATTCCAAGGCATGCAGCGCCAAAACCCGCGACATGCTCGCCCCGCGCATACGCCAGTGCGCGGTGGCCTGGGGTCTGGGTGTGGTGTGGCCCGCCCGCATTGACGCCATCAATATTTTACAGGCCACTTTTGAAGCCATGAGCAGGGCCGTGCGCTGCCTGCGCTGCGCGCCCGCGCATCTGCTCATCGACGGCAACAAGACCGTACCCGGCGAGGTTTTTGCCTTCCACTGGCGCAAGGGGCATACAGCCCCCCTGCCCTCGCAGCGCTGTATTATTGGCGGCGATGCCAGCGAACCGGCCATCTCCGCCGCGTCCATCCTTGCCAAAACTTACAGGGATAAGCTCATGACCCGGCTGGAAAAACGCTGGCCCGGCTACGGCTTTGAAGCCCACAAAGGCTATGGCACCGAGGATCATTACGAAGCCCTGCGCCGCCTAGGGCCCTGCCCGCAGCACCGCCTGACCTTTCGGGGCGTTTTACCCGAAAAGCCAAGCCCGCAGCAGGGCAGCCTGTTGTGA
- the rplS gene encoding 50S ribosomal protein L19 translates to MDIIRKIELENQRMDLPAFRSGDTVKVHLRIVEGEKERIQVFQGNVIRIKRGTTSATFTVRKVSDGVGVERIFPLNSPFIDRVELITQGRVRRSRLYYLRALKGKAARIKPRGRF, encoded by the coding sequence ATGGACATCATCAGGAAAATTGAACTGGAAAACCAGCGCATGGATCTTCCCGCGTTTCGCTCCGGCGACACGGTGAAAGTGCACCTGCGCATTGTGGAAGGCGAAAAAGAACGTATCCAGGTCTTCCAGGGTAACGTTATCCGCATCAAGCGCGGCACCACCAGCGCCACCTTTACGGTGCGCAAGGTTTCCGACGGCGTGGGCGTGGAACGTATTTTCCCGCTCAACTCGCCCTTCATCGACCGCGTTGAGCTGATCACGCAGGGCCGCGTGCGCCGCAGCCGCCTGTACTACCTGCGTGCCCTCAAGGGCAAAGCCGCGCGCATCAAGCCGCGTGGCCGCTTCTGA
- the trmD gene encoding tRNA (guanosine(37)-N1)-methyltransferase TrmD, whose protein sequence is MPRFHLVTLFPEFFESPLSTALMGRAREAGIVECSLHDPRQFSTDKHRHVDDRPYGGGPGMVMQGEPLARALRSIERPGRMLFMAPGGRPLTQDMVRDLAREEDLTIVCGRYEGIDARLLQLFPLEPVSVGDIVLNGGESAALSVLEAVARLIPGFMGKEESGDDESFSHGLLEYPHYTRPESLEGLSVPEVLQSGDHARIAQWRRQESVRTTLRMRPEMLNEAPLYREDVQTLAETPRDRPGRNLSFCLVHYPVSLGPKKIGASSLTNLDIHDIARISRSYAMGSFYPVTPLRDQLRVLEEILRHWTRGPGGIGNADRAQALGLVQPATSLEEAVAHMTAQHGTRPRLVASSAVWPAKGKASQPGRMPMTPRDVRRWCDQGPVMLCLGTAQGLAPEVLEQCEGTLRPVRFLGYNHLSVRSAAAILADRILGDYY, encoded by the coding sequence ATGCCGCGTTTTCACCTTGTCACGCTTTTTCCCGAATTTTTCGAGTCGCCCCTGTCCACCGCCCTCATGGGCCGTGCACGGGAGGCTGGCATTGTGGAATGCAGCCTTCATGACCCCCGGCAGTTCAGCACAGACAAACACCGCCATGTGGACGACCGCCCCTACGGCGGCGGCCCCGGAATGGTCATGCAGGGCGAGCCTCTGGCCCGCGCCCTGCGCTCCATTGAGCGGCCCGGCCGCATGCTGTTCATGGCCCCCGGCGGACGCCCGCTGACGCAGGACATGGTGCGCGACCTTGCGCGCGAGGAAGATCTGACCATTGTTTGCGGCAGGTACGAGGGCATTGACGCACGGCTGTTGCAGCTGTTTCCGCTTGAACCCGTGAGCGTAGGCGATATTGTGCTCAACGGCGGCGAAAGCGCGGCTCTTTCCGTGCTGGAGGCCGTGGCCCGCCTCATCCCCGGCTTTATGGGCAAGGAAGAATCCGGCGACGACGAAAGTTTTTCTCACGGATTGCTGGAATATCCGCACTACACGCGGCCAGAATCCCTGGAAGGTCTGTCGGTTCCCGAGGTACTGCAAAGCGGCGACCATGCCCGCATCGCCCAGTGGCGCAGGCAGGAATCTGTGCGCACCACCTTGCGCATGCGCCCGGAAATGTTGAATGAAGCGCCGCTCTATCGCGAAGACGTGCAAACGCTGGCTGAAACCCCGCGTGACAGGCCGGGACGCAACCTTTCGTTCTGCCTTGTTCACTACCCGGTTTCCCTTGGGCCAAAAAAAATCGGCGCTTCCTCTTTGACAAATCTGGACATACACGATATAGCCCGAATTTCCCGCAGCTATGCGATGGGTTCCTTTTATCCGGTGACCCCTCTTCGCGACCAGTTGCGGGTACTGGAAGAAATTTTGCGTCACTGGACGCGGGGGCCGGGCGGTATCGGAAACGCCGACCGCGCTCAGGCCCTCGGCCTGGTGCAACCCGCGACTTCGCTTGAAGAAGCGGTGGCGCATATGACCGCGCAGCATGGAACGCGACCCAGACTGGTGGCTAGTTCTGCCGTCTGGCCTGCCAAGGGCAAGGCATCCCAACCGGGACGCATGCCCATGACTCCGCGTGACGTGCGGCGCTGGTGCGACCAGGGGCCGGTTATGCTCTGCCTGGGCACGGCGCAAGGGCTTGCGCCGGAGGTGCTCGAACAGTGCGAAGGCACTCTGAGGCCGGTGCGTTTTTTGGGCTACAACCATCTTTCGGTGCGCAGCGCGGCCGCCATTCTGGCCGACAGGATATTAGGCGACTACTACTGA
- a CDS encoding 4'-phosphopantetheinyl transferase family protein, translating to MERPLTVLCTPLPAGSSKELEGWRCALEAALEPWLDDRQLAHVRRFGRSPNGQAEAREMRRDVLRAALSRLLARAQLVTHAAQQAKAPFSTTTGPLPQLGMDTQGRPLFTGWHAAFSHSGEAAFCALCPAPADGVLAPHALDAESLLSPPPALNAFAPAELPPRKTGFSQQSSNREALRRWTIKEALLKASGLGLGMDPARVSTGGFGQKAGIWHGPMGIVYWRSLPYPGHWLCLAQQVSAKTDFRSEFFRPLVLRQTPTTLLRALSALRPRG from the coding sequence ATGGAACGCCCGCTCACAGTACTCTGCACCCCCCTGCCCGCTGGCTCCAGTAAAGAGCTGGAAGGCTGGCGCTGTGCGCTTGAAGCGGCGCTGGAACCATGGCTGGACGACAGGCAGCTTGCCCATGTGCGCCGCTTTGGCCGCTCGCCAAACGGTCAGGCCGAGGCGCGAGAGATGCGGCGGGACGTGCTGCGGGCGGCTTTGTCGCGGCTGCTCGCGCGCGCCCAACTGGTGACGCATGCCGCGCAGCAGGCCAAGGCACCGTTCTCAACCACAACTGGGCCGCTGCCGCAACTGGGCATGGATACTCAGGGCCGCCCCCTGTTCACCGGTTGGCACGCGGCCTTCAGCCACAGCGGCGAGGCGGCCTTTTGCGCCCTTTGCCCTGCGCCAGCAGACGGCGTGCTGGCCCCTCATGCGCTGGATGCGGAATCGTTGCTTTCCCCGCCGCCAGCCCTCAATGCCTTTGCCCCGGCAGAACTGCCCCCACGCAAGACCGGTTTTTCACAGCAGAGCAGCAATCGCGAGGCCCTGCGCCGCTGGACAATCAAGGAGGCCCTGCTCAAGGCATCCGGTCTGGGGCTGGGCATGGATCCTGCCAGGGTTTCCACCGGCGGTTTCGGGCAAAAGGCCGGGATCTGGCACGGGCCGATGGGCATAGTTTACTGGCGCAGTCTGCCCTACCCCGGACACTGGCTGTGTCTGGCACAACAGGTGAGCGCCAAAACAGACTTCCGGTCAGAATTTTTTCGACCACTGGTGCTCCGCCAGACCCCGACTACCCTGCTGCGCGCCCTTTCCGCCCTACGCCCGCGCGGCTAA
- a CDS encoding elongation factor G, translating to MPTPLEMQRTFAIVGTGGCGKTSLAEMLLYKAGAVNRLGAVEDGTTCLDYEPEETRRRGSVQPSCAAYLWNKNRHFLLDIPGDGNFTGDMECLLKGVDSVVFVLDAVDGVRPLAKKFWNLVRAAGLPSIIVVNKVDRDRADFQMALDGLSGLNVKPVVLQLPIRQSESFVGVADVLTGKARMFGENGAAAEAEIPAAMADDVSLLRDVTIENIAESDEQLMEKYLEEGILSEDDLKTGLRSGVLKGELTPVLACSALENKGGESVLVAIEALLPSPLDRPPFAGRDGAERAAGPDGPVACFVFKTLADPFSGQLSLLRVLSGTINGDATLKNSRTEENERLGNLLYIQGKTQTPCKEPIGPGAIVAVAKLKNTRTGDTLCDEKAPFALPMPALPPQLITYALAPKEKGEEDKVYAAIQRLLDEDITLRLGRDEETGDILLSGMGQLHIELSVEKAKRRFKVDIILKTPKVPYRETVRGKCQVQGRHKKQSGGRGQFGDCWIEMEGLPRGSGYVFEDAIVGGVIPRQYVPAIDKGVQEAAARGFLAGCQVVDFRVKVYDGSYHTVDSSEMAFKVAGSVAFKKAMEGLKPVLLEPIVLLTVSVPDESMGDVIGDLSSRRGKVLGSDSQGGSTEIKAHVPMSEVLRYAPDLRSMTGGQGFFTMEFAHYEEAPQPVAEKVIAEHQKHKAAE from the coding sequence ATGCCTACTCCACTGGAAATGCAACGCACGTTCGCCATCGTCGGAACCGGCGGTTGCGGCAAAACATCCCTGGCAGAGATGCTTCTCTATAAGGCCGGGGCGGTGAATCGCCTGGGGGCTGTAGAAGACGGCACCACATGCCTTGACTACGAACCAGAAGAAACCCGCCGACGCGGCTCCGTTCAACCCTCCTGCGCCGCCTATCTCTGGAATAAAAACCGCCATTTCCTTCTGGATATCCCCGGTGACGGCAACTTTACAGGCGACATGGAATGCCTGCTCAAAGGCGTGGACAGCGTTGTTTTTGTGCTGGACGCCGTGGACGGTGTGCGCCCCCTTGCCAAAAAGTTCTGGAATCTGGTCCGCGCAGCCGGATTGCCCTCCATTATCGTGGTCAACAAGGTTGACCGCGACCGCGCCGATTTTCAGATGGCCCTTGACGGGCTCTCCGGCCTGAACGTCAAGCCCGTTGTGCTGCAATTGCCCATTCGCCAGAGCGAATCCTTTGTGGGTGTTGCCGATGTGCTGACGGGCAAGGCCCGCATGTTTGGCGAAAACGGCGCAGCCGCAGAGGCTGAAATCCCCGCTGCCATGGCTGACGATGTCAGCCTGCTGCGCGATGTGACCATAGAAAACATCGCCGAGAGCGACGAGCAGCTCATGGAAAAATATCTGGAAGAAGGCATTCTTTCAGAAGATGACCTCAAAACAGGCCTGCGCTCGGGCGTGCTCAAGGGTGAGCTTACGCCGGTGCTGGCCTGCTCTGCCCTTGAAAACAAGGGCGGCGAATCCGTGCTGGTCGCCATTGAAGCCCTGCTGCCCTCGCCCCTTGATCGCCCGCCCTTTGCTGGCCGCGATGGCGCAGAACGCGCCGCTGGCCCGGATGGTCCGGTGGCCTGCTTTGTTTTCAAAACTTTGGCCGATCCTTTTTCGGGGCAGCTTTCCCTCCTGCGGGTTCTTTCCGGCACCATCAACGGTGACGCCACGCTGAAAAACTCCCGCACGGAAGAAAACGAACGTCTCGGCAACCTGCTGTACATTCAGGGCAAAACGCAGACCCCCTGCAAGGAGCCCATTGGCCCCGGCGCCATCGTGGCCGTTGCCAAGCTCAAAAACACCCGCACGGGAGATACCCTCTGCGACGAAAAAGCCCCCTTTGCCCTGCCCATGCCCGCCCTGCCCCCGCAGCTCATCACCTACGCCCTCGCCCCCAAGGAAAAGGGCGAGGAAGACAAGGTCTACGCAGCCATCCAGCGACTGCTGGATGAAGACATCACCCTGCGTCTGGGGCGCGACGAAGAAACCGGGGACATTCTGCTTTCCGGCATGGGGCAGTTGCATATCGAGCTTTCGGTCGAAAAGGCCAAGCGCCGCTTCAAGGTGGATATCATACTCAAAACGCCCAAGGTTCCCTACCGAGAAACCGTGCGCGGCAAATGTCAGGTACAGGGCCGTCACAAAAAGCAGTCCGGCGGCCGTGGTCAGTTTGGCGATTGCTGGATCGAGATGGAAGGCCTGCCGCGCGGTTCCGGCTATGTGTTTGAAGACGCCATCGTGGGCGGCGTTATCCCCCGCCAGTACGTTCCCGCCATCGACAAGGGCGTTCAGGAAGCCGCAGCTCGCGGATTTCTGGCCGGATGCCAGGTGGTGGACTTCCGCGTCAAGGTCTACGATGGCAGCTACCACACGGTAGACTCGTCAGAAATGGCCTTCAAGGTGGCTGGCTCCGTCGCTTTCAAAAAGGCCATGGAAGGCCTCAAGCCCGTGCTGCTCGAACCCATTGTGCTGCTCACCGTTTCCGTGCCCGATGAAAGCATGGGCGATGTCATCGGCGACCTTTCCTCCCGCCGGGGCAAGGTGCTGGGTTCTGATTCGCAGGGCGGCAGCACGGAAATCAAGGCCCACGTGCCCATGAGCGAAGTACTGCGCTACGCGCCCGACCTGCGCTCCATGACCGGTGGGCAGGGATTCTTCACCATGGAATTTGCCCATTATGAAGAAGCCCCGCAACCCGTGGCGGAAAAGGTCATTGCCGAGCACCAGAAGCACAAGGCTGCCGAATAA
- a CDS encoding acyl-CoA thioesterase, with product MPHRVSYGETDTMGVLYYAEYLHLFERARSEYIRRCGMSYAEVEKKGLILPVREAQCRYRSSARYDDLVLVRAGIAEWARASLRFVYEIRSEDKTRLLATGMTQHALVNHEGRPVPVPDWFRNLTFTE from the coding sequence ATGCCGCACCGCGTGTCATATGGTGAAACAGACACGATGGGCGTGCTTTATTATGCGGAATATCTGCATCTTTTCGAGCGGGCGCGCAGCGAATACATTCGCCGTTGCGGCATGAGCTATGCGGAAGTTGAAAAGAAAGGCCTTATCCTGCCTGTGCGCGAGGCCCAGTGCCGTTACCGCTCATCCGCCCGCTATGATGATCTTGTGCTTGTGCGCGCTGGCATTGCCGAATGGGCGCGCGCATCCCTGCGCTTTGTATATGAGATACGGAGCGAGGACAAGACGAGACTTCTGGCCACGGGCATGACCCAGCACGCGCTGGTCAATCACGAAGGTCGCCCCGTTCCTGTGCCGGACTGGTTCCGTAATCTCACCTTTACGGAGTAA
- a CDS encoding MltA domain-containing protein: MLRLLLLLAVTMALFACAKQAPPPVVERTLPPVGFESPEFFVSNLIPAGQDLTSWKDMAPSVRKSLRYVNSKPRDAIAVQRPGLTVTWGDLSRTLERLQELLPRLDKEPELLLANFRWAEVTGGINYSGYYEPAVPASRTRKPGYTQAIYGLPPDLNKVIAKRGQYYDRRTIEEKQVLAGKGLELAWAADPVDVFFLEIQGSGRLIFDDGTQAYVNYAGQNGHKYKSSGRIMREKGLLRRGDIFEQREWFKNNPGRVREILNDNPSYVFFKYGMRGPTGAMGYQVDDWLSLATDRGFIPLGSIVAYGVNIPDETKGKMPLRGIGFAQDVGGAIKRNRIDIFCGGDQRANYVASHLDAKGPAWVLLAR; the protein is encoded by the coding sequence ATGTTGCGCCTGTTGCTACTGCTGGCGGTTACAATGGCTTTGTTTGCCTGCGCCAAGCAGGCCCCCCCGCCAGTGGTGGAAAGAACTCTTCCTCCGGTAGGGTTTGAAAGCCCGGAATTTTTTGTGAGCAATCTTATTCCTGCCGGTCAGGACCTGACAAGCTGGAAGGATATGGCCCCCAGTGTGCGTAAGTCGCTGCGTTACGTCAACAGCAAGCCCAGGGACGCCATCGCTGTGCAGCGCCCCGGCCTGACCGTGACGTGGGGCGATCTGTCGCGCACGCTTGAGCGTTTGCAGGAACTTTTGCCCCGGCTGGACAAGGAACCGGAGCTGCTGCTGGCAAACTTCCGCTGGGCGGAAGTGACGGGCGGTATCAACTATTCCGGTTACTACGAGCCTGCCGTTCCCGCCAGCCGCACCCGCAAACCGGGGTACACACAGGCCATCTATGGCCTGCCCCCCGATCTGAACAAGGTCATTGCCAAACGTGGGCAGTACTATGACCGCCGCACCATCGAAGAAAAACAGGTGCTGGCGGGCAAGGGGCTGGAACTGGCCTGGGCCGCAGACCCTGTTGACGTGTTTTTTCTTGAAATTCAGGGTTCTGGCCGCCTGATCTTTGACGACGGCACTCAGGCCTATGTCAACTACGCGGGCCAGAACGGGCACAAATACAAAAGCTCTGGCCGCATCATGCGCGAAAAAGGCCTGCTCAGGCGCGGCGATATTTTTGAACAGCGCGAGTGGTTCAAAAACAATCCCGGCCGCGTACGCGAAATTCTCAATGATAACCCGAGCTATGTCTTCTTTAAATACGGCATGCGCGGCCCCACGGGGGCCATGGGCTACCAGGTGGACGACTGGCTGTCGCTTGCCACAGATCGCGGTTTTATCCCGCTCGGCTCCATTGTGGCCTACGGCGTCAATATTCCGGATGAAACCAAGGGCAAAATGCCCCTGCGCGGCATCGGCTTTGCCCAGGACGTGGGCGGGGCCATCAAGCGTAACCGCATAGATATCTTTTGCGGCGGCGACCAGCGCGCCAACTATGTGGCAAGCCATCTGGACGCCAAAGGGCCTGCCTGGGTGCTGCTGGCGCGCTAG
- a CDS encoding helix-turn-helix domain-containing protein, producing MSGKVFEYMAIMDRIKNVTQCRTQQELAKFFDVSQSCISDSKKRLAIPSKWLLSLLKKKGINPEWVQKGFGPKFLLPYDEDRGAVCSIYARTPDKCPLQHIVSDIGKLVSRAEGMGRSA from the coding sequence ATGAGTGGAAAGGTATTTGAGTATATGGCCATTATGGATCGCATCAAGAATGTCACCCAATGCAGAACCCAACAGGAACTTGCGAAGTTTTTTGATGTCTCGCAATCGTGTATTTCTGATTCCAAAAAGCGGCTGGCCATCCCGTCCAAGTGGCTGCTCAGCCTGCTGAAGAAAAAAGGCATCAACCCCGAATGGGTGCAGAAAGGCTTTGGCCCGAAGTTTTTGCTCCCCTATGACGAAGACCGTGGGGCCGTGTGCAGCATTTATGCAAGGACGCCCGACAAGTGCCCGCTGCAGCATATTGTTTCGGACATTGGCAAGCTGGTTTCGCGGGCTGAGGGTATGGGGCGCAGCGCATAG
- a CDS encoding DNA alkylation repair protein, whose protein sequence is MSIPSTRLAQLNSGQDASKNLAEGLAVDFAALMAAALPQADAALLDEMRAAASLGISKRMLLAGELVHRAVGAQGLARLAAHRSDTVRGWICYALAHEHVRHSPAEPLENLLEAVRPFADDAHFGVREWVWMAVRPHLAKQPEHAIRHLAGWTADPSERVRRFASESTRPRGVWCAHLTILKENPALGLPVLEPLQADPSTYVQDSVGNWLNDAAKSQPQWVSALCDAWLAQNPGKATARICKRALRSLHKK, encoded by the coding sequence ATGAGCATACCTTCCACGCGTCTGGCCCAGCTCAACAGCGGGCAGGATGCTTCAAAAAATCTGGCAGAGGGCTTGGCGGTGGATTTTGCCGCCCTCATGGCTGCGGCCTTGCCGCAGGCTGATGCCGCCTTGCTGGACGAAATGCGCGCTGCCGCATCCCTTGGGATTTCAAAGCGCATGCTGCTGGCTGGCGAGCTGGTGCACCGGGCCGTGGGCGCGCAGGGATTGGCAAGGCTTGCTGCGCACAGGTCGGATACTGTTCGGGGCTGGATATGTTATGCTCTGGCGCATGAGCATGTCCGGCATTCTCCGGCGGAGCCGCTGGAAAATCTGCTGGAAGCCGTGCGTCCCTTTGCGGATGATGCGCATTTTGGCGTACGTGAATGGGTATGGATGGCAGTGCGGCCTCATCTGGCAAAGCAGCCGGAACACGCCATACGCCATCTCGCAGGCTGGACCGCTGACCCCTCGGAAAGGGTGCGTCGTTTTGCCAGCGAAAGTACCCGCCCGCGCGGCGTGTGGTGCGCCCACCTGACTATCCTCAAGGAGAATCCAGCGCTTGGCTTGCCTGTTCTGGAACCCTTGCAGGCTGACCCCTCCACCTATGTGCAGGACAGCGTGGGTAACTGGCTCAATGATGCCGCCAAATCTCAGCCGCAGTGGGTGAGCGCGCTCTGCGACGCGTGGCTCGCGCAAAATCCGGGCAAGGCGACCGCGCGCATCTGCAAAAGAGCGCTGCGCAGTCTGCATAAAAAATAG
- a CDS encoding aminopeptidase codes for MEKNLAYKPKSIWDNADAKTRKEMEALAQRYIDFITHCKTERETVEYVRQRLAEHGYAEDFSGDRVMRSLRGKAIFAARKGALPLSRGLSLLAAHADTPRLDFKQRPLIEQPGVAQAKTHYYGGIRKYQWLARPLALHGVIVRENGETLTVTIGEKPGEPVFCIADLLPHLAQKQVTQPVSEAFEAEKLNIILAHSTPKAGKSSKDDTPKDPIKTQLLELLHKKYGICEEDLITAELQAVPAGPARFVGFDKAMIGGYGQDDRICVFTALEALLEAEATGRSMAVIFWDKEEIGSDGASGAASRFMQYCVEDLTRAWEKDVPPSHVLLETRALSADVSAALDPDYQEVHEKQNAALLGYGPVFSKFTGSRGKYGASEADAEFFGALRGLFNGKGIAWQSAELGKVDLGGGGTVALFLAAYGMQVIDLGPAILSMHSPFELASSADLFATKQAFRAFLEAQL; via the coding sequence ATGGAAAAAAATCTTGCCTACAAGCCCAAAAGCATCTGGGACAATGCCGACGCCAAAACCCGCAAGGAAATGGAAGCCCTGGCCCAGCGCTATATCGACTTTATCACCCACTGCAAGACTGAGCGCGAAACTGTGGAATACGTGCGCCAGCGCCTTGCCGAGCATGGGTATGCGGAAGATTTCAGCGGCGACCGCGTTATGCGATCCCTTCGCGGCAAGGCCATCTTTGCGGCCCGCAAAGGTGCGCTGCCCCTGAGTCGGGGGCTTTCGCTGCTGGCCGCCCACGCCGATACCCCACGCCTTGATTTCAAGCAGCGCCCGCTCATCGAGCAGCCCGGCGTTGCTCAGGCCAAGACCCACTACTATGGCGGTATCCGCAAATATCAGTGGCTGGCGCGCCCCCTGGCCCTGCACGGCGTTATCGTGCGTGAAAATGGCGAAACCCTCACGGTGACCATTGGCGAAAAGCCCGGGGAGCCAGTGTTCTGCATTGCCGACCTTTTGCCCCATCTGGCCCAGAAGCAGGTTACCCAGCCGGTCAGCGAAGCTTTTGAGGCCGAAAAACTCAACATCATTCTGGCCCACAGCACGCCCAAGGCTGGCAAATCCAGCAAAGACGATACGCCCAAAGACCCCATCAAAACCCAGCTGCTCGAACTGCTGCACAAAAAATACGGCATTTGCGAAGAAGACCTCATCACTGCCGAGCTTCAGGCTGTGCCCGCTGGCCCGGCCCGCTTTGTGGGCTTTGACAAGGCCATGATCGGCGGCTACGGGCAGGACGACCGCATCTGCGTGTTTACCGCGCTGGAGGCCCTGCTTGAGGCCGAAGCCACAGGCCGCAGCATGGCTGTTATTTTCTGGGACAAAGAGGAAATCGGCTCGGACGGCGCATCTGGCGCGGCCTCGCGCTTTATGCAATATTGCGTGGAAGACCTCACCCGCGCGTGGGAAAAGGACGTTCCGCCCTCGCATGTGCTGCTTGAAACCCGCGCCCTTTCTGCCGACGTTTCCGCAGCGCTGGATCCCGATTATCAGGAAGTGCACGAAAAACAGAATGCCGCCCTGCTGGGCTACGGCCCGGTGTTTTCCAAGTTTACCGGTTCGCGCGGCAAGTACGGAGCCAGCGAGGCCGATGCCGAATTTTTCGGCGCGCTGCGCGGGCTTTTCAACGGCAAGGGCATTGCATGGCAGAGTGCGGAGCTTGGCAAGGTCGACCTTGGCGGCGGCGGCACCGTGGCCCTGTTCCTTGCGGCCTACGGCATGCAGGTTATTGACCTTGGCCCTGCCATCCTGTCCATGCACAGCCCCTTTGAACTGGCAAGCAGCGCTGACCTCTTCGCCACCAAGCAGGCCTTCCGCGCATTTCTGGAAGCCCAGCTATAG